One window of the Colletotrichum destructivum chromosome 4, complete sequence genome contains the following:
- a CDS encoding Putative beta-lactamase/transpeptidase — MASSTLDAILKKYTAAGDDTKDKVLGAAFTVVNQEGILYSGSAGRIDFADDARSWDADTFTYVASLTKLITSTAVMQLVERGLVGLDDDMRAVVPQLARMQILRGFDGDEQPILEDNTTPITLRYVERG, encoded by the exons ATGGCATCATCCACCCTCGATGCGATCCTCAAGAAgtacaccgccgccggcgacgacaccAAAGAcaaggtcctcggcgccgccttcaccgTCGTGAACCAAGAAG GAATCCTGTACAGCGGCTCAGCAGGCCGCATTGACTTCGCCGATGACGCGCGCTCCTGGGATGCCGACACCTTCACCTACGTCGCCTCCCTGACCAAGCTCATCACTTCCACTGCCGTCATGCAGCTTGTCGAACggggcctcgtcggcctcgacgacgacatgcGGGCCGTGGTGCCCCAGCTCGCGCGCATGCAGATCCTCCGCGGCTTCGACGGGGACGAGCAGCCGATCCTCGAAGACAACACTACGCCCATCACGCTGAGGTACGTCGAACGAGGATGA
- a CDS encoding Putative carboxylesterase, type B, alpha/Beta hydrolase, with translation MGIVNMFPTAAGIALAAACLSPVAAASTCSSSSNSTRAAVPSAVLPQGTIRGFRDASCNSVFLGVPFAGTTGGGNRWRAPQDLPRSNRTFAATSYGPTCPQAISGDLFSQQGEDCLNLNIWAPSAGENLPVFVYMYGGAMVTGSNSNPQIQGSNFARKGVVYVNFNTRESVFASPHSAELAKEADGGAGGSQNFGILDVEKALDWVRENIHAFGGDPEHVVFGGHSSGGVHVDHYLWNHPDSWLKGAAQMSANAMSGPAFAPVNEALDAVAAEVGCPQAGEGGQLDCLREVDVYAFQTANFNSTSNTWFTPVIDNITRHADYAARLAAGQYASHVPLLTGTSDGEGTIFSLVYGAENGDFGSWINTFNADSAHIEDDVLLEAYNASDFGSEPLRSGAQYGDARFNCAVDYLLDLRSAVQDTWVYRFFGAYDNVVGVPGTAPTHGTEVPFFHGGNECFASLADVTEAQQALADSIHDWFVGWIKDPAAGPAGWAKASPESGALVKLGVPGDELSAIPGSRGEYNSRCQSVYGPAFPKYPVVQSVAGIL, from the exons ATGGGCATCGTCAACATGTTTCCGACTGCAGCAGGCATCGCCCTGGCCGCGGCCTGCTTGTCCCCTGTGGCGGCCGCAAGTacatgcagcagcagcagcaactcGACGCGGGCAGCAGTTCCGAGCGCCGTCCTCCCCCAAGGGACCATCAGAGGGTTCCGTGATGCCAGCTGCAACTCCGTCTTCCTGGGCGTGCCCTTTGCCGGCACAACGGGCGGCGGGAACCGGTGGCGGGCGCCGCAGGACCTCCCCAGGTCGAACCGGACGTTCGCCGCGACGTCCTACGGCCCGACGTGCCCCcaggccatctcgggcgaCCTCTTCAGCCAGCAGGGCGAGGACTGCCTGAACCTCAACATCtgggcgccctcggccgggGAGAACCTGCCCGTCTTCGTCTACATGTACGGCGGCGCAATGGTCACGGGGTCCAACAGCAACCCGCAGATCCAGGGCTCCAACTTCGCCCGCAAGGGGGTCGTCTACGTCAACTTCAACACTCGCGAAAGCGTCTTCGCGTCTCCTCACTCAGcggagctggccaaggaggcggacggcggcgcgggagggTCGCAGAACTTCGGCATCCTGGACGTCGAAAAGGCCCTCGACTGGGTCCGCGAGAACATCCACGCGTTCGGGGGCGACCCGGAGCACGTCGTGTTCGGCGGCCACTCGTCCGGCGGCGTGCACGTGGACCACTACCTCTGGAACCACCCGGACTCGTGGCTCAAGGGCGCGGCGCAGATGAGCGCCAACGCCATGTCCGGCCCGGCCTTCGCGCCCGTcaacgaggccctcgacgccgtcgccgccgaagtCGGATGCccccaggccggcgagggcggccagcTGGACTGTCTCCGCGAGGTGGACGTGTACGCGTTCCAGACGGCCAACTTCAACTCCACCTCCAACACCTGGTTCACGCCCGTCATCGACAACATCACGCGGCACGCCGACTACGCCGCGCGTCTCGCGGCCGGGCAGTACGCCTCCCACGTGCCGCTGCTGACCGGCACctcggacggcgagggcaccATCTTCAGCCTCGTGtacggcgccgagaacggcgaCTTCGGCTCGTGGATCAACACCTTCAACGCCGACAGCGCGCacatcgaggacgacgtcctGCTGGAGGCGTACAACGCCTCCGACTTCGGGTCCGAGCCCCTCCGGAGCGGCGCCCAGTACGGCGACGCCCGGTTCAACTGCGCCGTCGACTACCTTCTGGACCTGCGCAGCGCCGTGCAAGACACCTGGGTGTACCGCTTTTTCGGGGCGTACGACAACGTCGTCGGAGTCCCCGGCACGGCGCCCACGCACGGGACCgaggtgcccttcttccacgGCGGCAACGAGTGCTTCGCttccctcgccgacgtcacCGAAGCGCAGCAGGCCCTGGCCGATTCCATCCATGACTGGTTCGTCGGCTGGATCAAggacccggccgccgggccTGCAGGATGGGCCAAGGCCTCGCCTGAGTCCGGCGCTTTGGTCAAACTCGGCGTCCCTGGCGACGAGCTGTCTGCCATTCCGGGATCGAGGGGGGAGTACAACTCTCGCTGTCAGTCG GTTTATGGACCTGCTTTTCCCAAGTACCCGGTCGTCCAGTCCGTGGCGGGCATCCTGTAA
- a CDS encoding Putative S-adenosyl-L-methionine-dependent methyltransferase superfamily: protein MTSHFLPFGPGTGPGPAIGSAHSPQTIHLPHGAIAAAAPDDDEEAMVPDDDDSLYAHSDDGYASASDIADDGTYSLTPSVTNFVHQDGRTFHRFREGRYHFPNDAPEQRRELMKHDAMMLLRDVRLHYAPLLNPQRILDVGTGVGAWAEEMGDKYPGAAVVGLDLSPIQFLMQPPNVTFVIDDAEDDWCDPPDTLDFVRLGNMAPSIRDWPRLFRSAYRSLKPGGWIELHEFRWFYGCDDGTMPADFAPIRMVAYLTEALRLVNTDMNAAQRNPDRLRDAGFVDIRHIVKKVPVGPWPKDDTKKFIGLLTHDVIYDGLEAITLRPFINILKWSHSDVASFLDEVRKDLRDPSVHAHVYFHVLLGQKPL from the exons ATGACTTCCCACTTCTTGCCCTTCGGCCCCGGCACCGGCCCCGGGCCCGCCATCGGCTCGGCCCACTCGCCGCAGACTATCCATCTACCTCACGGCGCcattgctgccgccgccccagacgacgatgaagaagcgATGGTccctgacgacgacgacagcctcTACGCGCACTCGGACGACGGCTACGCTTCCGCGTCCGACATCGCAGACGACGGCACCTACTCCCTGACGCCCAGCGTCACCAACTTCGTCCACCAAGACGGCCGCACCTTCCACCGCTTCCGCGAGGGCCGCTACCACTTCCCCAACGACGCCCCCGAGCAGCGCCGCGAGCTCATGAAGCACGACGCCATGATGCTCCTGCGTGACGTCCGCCTGCACTACGCCCCGCTGCTGAACCCCCAGAGaatcctcgacgtcggcaccggcgtcggcgcgtGGGCCGAGGAGA TGGGCGACAAGTACCCGGGTGCCGctgtcgtcggcctcgacctgaGTCCCATCCAGTTCCTGATGCAACCCCCAAACGTGACCTTCGTCATagacgatgccgaagacgactGGTGCGACCCGCCGGATACCCTTGACTTTGTCCGCCTGGGAAACATGGCTCCCTCGATCCGCGACTGGCCGAGGCTGTTCAGGAGCGCCTACAG ATCCCTCAAGCCAGGCGGCTGGATCGAGCTCCACGAGTTTCGCTGGTTCTATGGCTGCGACGACGGTACCATGCCCGCCGACTTCGCCCCGATCCGCATGGTGGCCTACCTCACCGAGGCCCTGCGACTCGTCAACACGGACATGAACGCCGCCCAGCGGAACCCGGACCGcctccgcgacgccggcttcgtcgacatccGGCACATCGTCAAAAAGGTTCCCGTCGGGCCCTGGCCCAAAGACGACACCAAGAAGTTCATCGGCCTGCTGACGCACGACGTCATCtacgacggcctcgaggccatcaccCTCCGCCCGTTCATAAACATCCTAAAGTGGTCGCACAGTGACGTCGCgagcttcctcgacgaggtacGAAAGGACCTCAGGGACCCTTCGGTCCACGCCCATGTATATTTTCACGTGCTTCTCGGTCAGAAGCCGTTGTAG
- a CDS encoding Putative SET domain-containing protein, with amino-acid sequence MEDLVGWAKSHGAALHPSVEVYNDPNTGNSFRVSPEGAGVDPGETIVTCPLDLTLSYLNAASTPSPGFHHEGAAPSSSPFPTSFLASVPPHVIGRFFLIHQYLLGKESFWYPYIKTLPQPHHLQSWILPPLWPADDLELLEDTNVHVAVAEIKSRLKAEFKHAIASFTDDPARHDYTRLLYNWAYCIFTSRSFRPSLVIPTARQLTLSLPEGCAIDDFSLLLPLFDVGNHAPTAAIAWDADADTNKCALRTLHPYVPGAQVFNNYGTNKTNAELMLAYGFCIPESAHLHNDYVHVQRRGGVKPAAEESAGPAAATKPRDYLISLRPVADPSSVAARSVRLLADVDGNKVLPPFRHVQDTMVWELVLAQTTPEQREELLPVPEGAGLDTDLERLRRVLTGDVTAAFQPVLFQTVAVIQNKVLQELERLDQSEFEMDEAAATRNQLMAYHYRRQCRKVLMNVLESMEMPDESA; translated from the coding sequence ATGGAAGACCTAGTCGGCTGGGCCAAAAGCCACGGAGCCGCCCTCCACCCGTCGGTCGAGGTCTACAACGACCCCAACACCGGCAACTCGTTCCGTGTCTCCcccgaaggcgccggcgtcgacccgGGCGAGACCATTGTCACCTGTCCCTTGGACCTGACGCTGTCTTacctcaacgccgcctcTACGCCCAGCCCAGGCTTCCACCACGAAGGCGCCGCTCCTTCGTCCAGCCCCTTCCCCACCTCGTTCCTTGCCTCCGTCCCGCCTCACGTCATCGGCCGCTTCTTCCTTATCCACCAGTACCTGCTCGGCAAGGAATCCTTCTGGTACCCCTACATCAAGACCCTGCCACAGCCGCACCACCTTCAGTCCTGGATCTTGCCGCCGCTCTGGCCCGCCGACGatctcgagctgctcgaggacaCCAACGTccacgtcgccgtcgccgagatcaagTCCCGTCTGAAGGCCGAGTTCAAACACGCTATCGCCTCCTTCACCGACGACCCCGCCCGCCACGACTACACACGCCTCCTCTACAACTGGGCCTACTGCATCTTCACCAGCCGCAGCTTCCGCCCATCCCTCGTCATCCCCACCGCCCGCCAGCTGACCCTCTCGTTGCCTGAGGGGtgcgccatcgacgacttctcCCTGCTACTGCCCCTATTCGACGTTGGCAACCACGCGCCCACGGCCGCTATTGCCTGGGACGCCGACGCTGATACGAACAAGTGCGCCTTGCGCACACTGCATCCCTACGTGCCTGGCGCACAGGTCTTCAACAATTATGGCACCAACAAGACCAACGCCGAGCTGATGCTCGCCTACGGCTTCTGCATCCCCGAGTCGGCCCACCTGCACAACGACTACGTCCACGTCCAGAGGCGGGGGGGCGtgaagcccgccgccgaagagAGCGCtggccccgccgccgccaccaagcCCAGAGACTACCTCATCTCCCTCCGGCCTGTCGCCGACCCGAGCTCTGTGGCGGCAAGATCTGTGCGTCTGCtcgccgatgtcgacgggAACAAGGTCTTGCCCCCCTTTCGCCATGTTCAGGACACCATGGTCTGGGAGCTAGTCCTGGCGCAGACGACGCCCGAACAGCGCGAGGAATTGCTACCTGtccccgagggcgccggTCTTGATACAGACCTGGAGCGGCTGCGAAGGGTGTTAACGGGTGATGTCACAGCGGCGTTCCAACCGGTTCTGTTCCagaccgtcgccgtcatccagAACAAGGTCCTTCAGGAACTCGAGCGGCTGGACCAGTCCGAGTTCGAAatggacgaggccgcggcgacGCGGAACCAGCTCATGGCGTATCACTACCGGAGACAGTGCCGCAAGGTTCTGATGAATGTGCTCGAGTCCATGGAGATGCCTGACGAGTCTGCATGA
- a CDS encoding Putative metallo-dependent phosphatase has product MGTRNTASCSWSVQRHNQLHAQEAAWLRQQVEQMERQGGNHARRLLVATHHAPCTEGTSRPEHSRNPWTSAFVTDVLDHGDWTGVKTWVLGHTHCSVDFVKNDIRLVANQRGYVLPSSMVVQGNRGSSAKTATNEFDDSFTIKM; this is encoded by the coding sequence ATGGGCACTAGGAACACTGCTTCATGCTCCTGGAGCGTGCAGAGACACAACCAACTCCACGCCCAGGAAGCTGCATGGCTCCGCCAGCAAGTCGAGCAGATGGAACGGCAAGGCGGCAATCATGCGAGACGACTCCTTGTTGCGACACACCATGCGCCCTGCACCGAGGGCACGTCTCGGCCAGAGCACTCCAGAAATCCCTGGACGTCTGCGTTTGTGACTGACGTGTTGGATCACGGAGATTGGACAGGTGTTAAGACGTGGGTGTTGGGCCACACGCATTGTTCGGTGGATTTCGTAAAGAACGACATCAGGCTTGTCGCCAATCAGCGGGGTTACGTGCTACCAAGCAGCATGGTGGTCCAGGGGAACCGGGGCAGctcggccaagacggcgacTAATGAATTTGATGATTCATTCACAATCAAGATGTAG
- a CDS encoding Putative beta-lactamase/transpeptidase translates to MLLTHTVGLGYDVADPDLMKWHKAVGRTVTNLDATLDGFTTPLKFTPGEGWYYGTAVDWAGQALERITGKRLGAYLSENIFAPCGMRDTGFWPKKLPHVAERTAAWQHRGGDGSSLAPGPGTRNVAEDAIDSGGAGLWTTAQDYGAFLQALLSGALVSKETLGEMAMPQLDEKQAKMLKEIADLWGSLAVEFSSDMELNHSLAGCVNMSDAPGKRKKGSLQWSGMCNSHWWMDHETGVAGALIVQSVPHGDPVVSRLYDELEKAVYRELLGQ, encoded by the coding sequence ATGTTACTCACGCACACGGTCGGTCTGGGCTACGACGTCGCCGATCCGGACCTCATGAAGTGGCACAAGGCCGTCGGCCGTACCGTGACGaacctcgacgccaccctCGACGGTTTCACCACGCCCCTCAAGTTCACCCCCGGCGAGGGATGGTACTATGGTACCGCCGTCGATTGGGCGGGCCAGGCACTCGAGCGCATCACCGGCAAGAGGCTCGGCGCTTACCTCTCGGAGAACATCTTCGCGCCCTGCGGCATGCGAGATACAGGGTTCTGGCCCAAGAAGCTGCCCCACGTCGCCgagcggacggcggcgtggcaGCACCGCGGCGGTGACGGATCGTCCCTGGCCCCCGGCCCGGGTACGCgcaacgtcgccgaggacgccatcgatAGCGGCGGCGCGGGGCTGTGGACCACCGCCCAGGACTACGGCGCGTTCCTGCAGGCGCTGCTGagcggcgccctcgtcagCAAGGAGACGTTGggggagatggcgatgccCCAGCTGGACGAGAAGCAGGCCAAAATGCTGAAGGAGATCGCGGACCTCTGGGGTTCTCTCGCGGTGGAGTTCTCGTCGGACATGGAGCTCAATCACAGCCTGGCTGGGTGCGTCAACATGAGCGACGCGCCGGGGAAGCGAAAGAAGGGGAGCCTGCAGTGGAGCGGCATGTGCAACAGCCACTGGTGGATGGACCACGAGACGGGCGTCGCGGGCGCGTTGATCGTACAGTCTGTTCCGCATGGCGACCCGGTTGTAAGCAGGTTGTATGATGAGCTGGAAAAGGCAGTGTACAGGGAGCTCCTCGGTCAATAG